One Fusarium poae strain DAOMC 252244 chromosome 4, whole genome shotgun sequence DNA window includes the following coding sequences:
- a CDS encoding hypothetical protein (TransMembrane:1 (n4-12c17/18o350-369i)) has translation MDESLVLALSLAEAVEADAALIEQLLQEDQLAREHMIAEALAEGRWAPVEPSANQPQLDEETYTRLRLLNVVPTNRSDTEDAENRTQQDPSVSDTQNTQAAVHTDDIQEDTNNNTAGDNQAVDEQQTEPANNQPASYEEEEVENDQDKDNAGDSLHTLETPHAPASSLAIVPIADMRQCISCQEDFPDAQTFHAPCSHHWCQPCLVLFIELSLRDESLFPPTCCEPLPVEPGDFISQEIFDKFQEKTIEFSAVDRTYCSNTACSTFILPQSIEGDIGRCPHCENYTCVLCKQPQHLGICREDTEAQNVLRLGEIQGWQTCSECRHLVERTAGCNHISKSNHFMQNTCLTIMMQVALAVISFVTSVVLVGGRAKVPCRAKTSFWMLH, from the coding sequence ATGGATGAATCACTGGTTCTTGCTCTGAGTCTGGCAGAAGCTGTAGAGGCTGACGCAGCCCTTATTGAGCAACTGCTACAGGAAGATCAGCTTGCTCGGGAGCATATGATTGCCGAGGCGTTGGCAGAGGGTCGCTGGGCGCCTGTCGAGCCGTCAGCGAATCAACCCCAACTTGATGAAGAAACCTATACCAGACTGCGGCTTTTGAACGTTGTCCCTACGAACCGAAGCGATACTGAAGATGCCGAGAACCGAACTCAACAGGATCCAAGTGTCAGTGATACCCAGAATACTCAGGCTGCTGTCCACACAGATGACATCCAGGAagacaccaacaacaacactgCTGGTGACAATCAAGCCGTCGATGAACAGCAAACTGAGCCGGCCAACAACCAGCCGGCATCAtacgaagaggaagaagtcgAAAATGACCAGGATAAAGACAATGCAGGCGACTCCCTGCACACCTTGGAGACCCCTCATGCTCCAGCCTCATCCCTCGCCATCGTACCTATCGCCGACATGAGGCAGTGCATTTCCTGCCAAGAGGACTTCCCAGACGCCCAGACCTTTCATGCGCCTTGTTCTCATCATTGGTGCCAACCATGTCTTGTCCTCTTCATCGAGCTTTCTCTGAGGGACGAGTCTCTATTCCCACCTACCTGCTGCGAGCCTCTTCCCGTCGAGCCGGGTGACTTTATCTCACAGGAGATATTCGACAAATTCCAGGAAAAGACCATTGAGTTCTCGGCCGTCGATCGGACCTACTGTAGCAACACTGCGTGCTCAACCTTCATCTTACCTCAGTCCATCGAAGGCGACATTGGACGCTGCCCCCACTGCGAAAACTACACTTGTGTCTTATGCAAACAACCTCAGCATTTGGGCATCTGTCGCGAAGATACTGAAGCACAAAACGTCCTGCGTCTTGGAGAGATACAAGGTTGGCAAACATGTTCAGAATGCAGACACCTGGTCGAGCGTACCGCAGGTTGCAATCATATCAGTAAGTCTAATCATTTCATGCAAAACACGTGCCTGACGATCATGATGCAGGTTGCACTTGCCGTCATCAGTTTTGTTACCTCTGTGGTGCTCGTTGGAGGACGTGCGAAGGTCCCCTGTCGGGCGAAGACCTCGTTTTGGATGCTGCACTAG